Proteins from one Elgaria multicarinata webbii isolate HBS135686 ecotype San Diego chromosome 3, rElgMul1.1.pri, whole genome shotgun sequence genomic window:
- the LOC134395958 gene encoding pantothenate kinase 3 — MKIKDAKKPSFPWFGMDIGGTLVKLAYFEPIDITAEEEQEEVESLKSIRKYLTSNVAYGSTGIRDVHLELKDLILFGRKGNLHFIRFPTHDLPTFIQMGRNKNFSTLHTVLCATGGGAYKFEEDFRTIGDLQLHKLDELDCLVKGLLYIDSVSFNGQAECYYFENASEPERCQKMPFNLDDPYPLLVVNIGSGVSILAVHSKDNYKRVTGTSLGGGTFLGLCSLLTGCESFEEALEMASKGDSTHADKLVRDIYGGDYERFGLPGWAVASSFGNMIYKDKRESVSKEDLARATLVTITNNIGSIARMCAVNEKINRVVFVGNFLRVNTLSMKLLAYALDYWSKGQLKALFLEHEGYFGAVGALLGLPNFS, encoded by the exons ATGAAGATCAAAGATGCCAAGAAACCAt CTTTTCCATGGTTTGGCATGGACATTGGGGGAACCTTAGTAAAACTCGCATACTTTGAACCAATTGATATTACTGCCGAAGAAGAGCAGGAAGAAGTTGAAAGCCTGAAGAGTATTCGCAAATATTTGACATCAAATGTAGCCTACGGATCCACTGGTATTCGGGACGTCCACCTTGAACTCAAGGACTTGATACTCTTTGGGCGAAAGGGAAATTTACACTTTATCCGATTCCCAACCCATGATTTGCCTACCTTTATTCAAATGGGAAGAAATAAAAACTTCTCGACGCTGCATACGGTGCTCTGTGCCACTGGTGGTGGTGCCTATAAGTTCGAAGAAGATTTTCGCACA ATTGGAGATCTACAGCTGCACAAACTGGACGAACTTGACTGCCTTGTCAAAGGCTTGTTGTATATAGATTCTGTCAGTTTTAATGGCCAGGCGGAGTGCTACTATTTTGAAAATGCATCAGAACCTGAAAGATGCCAGAAGATGCCTTTCAACCTGGATGATCCGTACCCGTTGCTGGTTGTAAACATTGGTTCAGGAGTCAGTATTTTAGCTGTCCATTCCAAAGACAATTATAAAAGAGTAACTGGAACAAG TCTAGGTGGTGGGACCTTTCTTGGCTTGTGCAGTCTACTGACTGGATGTGAAAgctttgaagaagctctagaaatggCATCCAAGGGAGACAGCACACATGCTGACAAGCTAGTCCGAGATATTTATGGAGGAGACTATGAACGGTTTGGCTTGCCAGGGTGGGCAGTGGCATCTAG ttttGGGAATATGATCTACAAGGACAAACGGGAATCTGTCAGTAAAGAAGACCTGGCAAGAGCGACATTGGTTACTATTACCAATAACATCGGATCTATAGCTCGAATGTGTGCTGTAAATGAG AAAATAAACCGCGTTGTCTTTGTTGGTAACTTTTTACGTGTGAATACGTTGTCGATGAAGCTGTTGGCATATGCACTGGATTACTGGTCCAAAGGCCAATTGAAGGCGTTGTTCCTAGAACATGAG GGGTACTTTGGAGCAGTTGGTGCCCTGCTTGGATTGCCAAATTTCAGCTGA